In a single window of the Polynucleobacter sp. MWH-UH24A genome:
- a CDS encoding proton-translocating transhydrogenase family protein encodes MDAAAIQNLLTVQNITVFVLAIFVGYHVVWNVTPALHTPLMSVTNAISGIIIVGAMLQTEVINGDEITLTSLIGALAIFLASINIFGGFMVTRRMLEMFKKKAPKNESAGH; translated from the coding sequence ATGGATGCTGCCGCTATTCAAAACCTATTAACCGTCCAAAACATCACGGTTTTTGTATTAGCCATTTTTGTGGGCTACCACGTGGTGTGGAATGTTACGCCTGCCTTACATACCCCACTTATGTCGGTCACCAATGCAATTTCAGGAATCATTATTGTGGGTGCCATGCTGCAAACTGAAGTCATCAATGGCGATGAAATTACCTTAACGAGCTTGATTGGAGCGCTAGCTATTTTTCTAGCGTCTATCAATATCTTTGGTGGTTTTATGGTAACGCGGCGAATGCTTGAGATGTTCAAGAAAAAAGCTCCGAAGAATGAATCGGCTGGTCACTAA
- a CDS encoding Re/Si-specific NAD(P)(+) transhydrogenase subunit alpha, with protein sequence MRIGVPLETRPGETRVAATAETVKKLISQGHQVIIQSGAGVGASLPDAAYEAVGASIGSATDAFSCEIVLKVRAPQTDELKQIKSGSVLIGMLDPFDNAGISAMAAQGITAFALEAAPRTTRAQSMDVLSSQANIAGYKAVMLAANEYQRFMPMLMTAAGTVKAARILILGAGVAGLQAIATAKRLGSVIEASDVRPAAKEQIESLGAKFVDVPYETDEEREIAQGVGGYARPMPEAWMKRQAALVAERAAQADIVITTALIPGRKPPVLLHADTVGKMKAGSVVIDIAAGRGENGSGNCPLTRADQVINHNGVKIVGYTNLPSMVAADASALYARNLLDFMKLIINKEGQLAIPAAADDDIVAACLMCRDGQAIRTN encoded by the coding sequence ATGCGCATTGGAGTGCCGCTGGAAACAAGGCCCGGAGAGACCCGGGTTGCCGCGACCGCTGAGACCGTTAAAAAGCTAATTAGCCAAGGTCACCAGGTCATTATTCAATCCGGTGCGGGAGTTGGCGCCAGCTTGCCGGATGCCGCCTATGAGGCCGTTGGTGCCAGTATTGGCTCTGCAACGGATGCATTTTCCTGTGAGATTGTTCTCAAGGTTCGCGCCCCTCAAACCGATGAACTCAAGCAGATCAAATCAGGATCTGTCCTGATTGGCATGCTCGATCCCTTTGATAATGCAGGAATTTCTGCCATGGCAGCCCAGGGAATCACGGCATTTGCCCTTGAGGCCGCACCGCGGACCACCCGCGCCCAAAGTATGGATGTCCTATCCTCCCAAGCCAATATTGCTGGCTATAAGGCGGTTATGTTGGCCGCTAATGAATATCAACGCTTTATGCCAATGCTGATGACGGCTGCAGGAACCGTCAAAGCGGCCCGTATTCTGATCCTGGGCGCTGGGGTTGCTGGTTTACAGGCCATTGCGACTGCTAAACGTCTCGGCTCGGTCATTGAGGCCTCTGACGTGCGCCCTGCTGCCAAAGAGCAAATTGAATCTCTTGGCGCTAAGTTTGTCGATGTGCCCTATGAAACCGATGAGGAACGCGAGATTGCCCAAGGCGTTGGTGGTTATGCACGCCCCATGCCAGAAGCCTGGATGAAGCGTCAAGCAGCCCTAGTGGCGGAGCGCGCAGCACAGGCTGACATTGTGATCACTACCGCCTTAATTCCTGGCCGCAAACCTCCCGTTCTCTTGCATGCCGATACCGTCGGAAAGATGAAAGCTGGCTCGGTCGTGATTGATATTGCCGCTGGTCGAGGTGAGAACGGCTCGGGGAACTGCCCTCTTACCCGAGCGGATCAGGTAATCAATCACAACGGGGTAAAGATCGTTGGTTACACCAATTTACCGAGTATGGTTGCTGCCGATGCCTCAGCCCTCTATGCCAGAAATTTGCTTGATTTCATGAAGCTCATCATTAATAAGGAAGGACAACTCGCCATTCCTGCTGCAGCCGATGACGACATTGTTGCCGCCTGCTTGATGTGCCGAGATGGCCAAGCCATTCGCACCAATTAA
- the purB gene encoding adenylosuccinate lyase: protein MSTLTSLTALSPLDGRYAKKLDALRPWLSEAAFMQQRVVVEIQWLLALSEAKLANIPKIDSADEAFLLQLASDFSEEDAQRIKDIEAITNHDVKAVEYWLKEKVAKRPKLLKASEFIHFACTSEDINNTSHGLMLRGARDHVLIPQLRLILKALNELAVRHATTPMLSRTHGQPASPTTLGKEIANMAKRLERAIQTIGHVALLGKMNGAVGNYNAHLAAYPEFDWEEFAKGVVEKRLDLEFNPYTIQIEPHDGMAELFDAIARANTILLDIDRDFWAYIALGYFKQKTKAGEIGSSTMPHKVNPIDFENSEGNLGIANALLRHLAEKLPISRWQRDLTDSTVLRNLGPAFGHSVLAYDSALRGLSKLEVNEAAIASDLDNCWEVLAEPIQTVMRRYGIENPYEQLKDLTRGKAITREVLHRFIKTLAIPEPEKKRLLKMTPASYTGKAAELASRLKSSKR from the coding sequence TTGTCCACGCTAACTTCATTAACTGCACTATCGCCACTGGATGGCCGATATGCAAAAAAACTGGATGCGCTTCGTCCTTGGTTATCCGAGGCAGCCTTTATGCAACAACGGGTTGTTGTCGAGATTCAGTGGCTTTTAGCCCTTAGTGAGGCCAAGTTAGCCAATATTCCTAAAATTGACTCTGCCGATGAGGCTTTCCTCCTTCAGCTTGCAAGTGATTTTTCAGAGGAAGATGCGCAGCGCATTAAAGATATTGAGGCGATCACCAACCATGATGTCAAAGCGGTGGAGTACTGGTTGAAAGAAAAGGTCGCTAAACGTCCAAAATTATTAAAAGCGAGTGAGTTCATCCACTTTGCCTGCACTTCAGAAGACATTAACAATACCTCGCACGGTCTCATGCTCAGGGGCGCACGTGATCACGTATTAATTCCGCAACTGCGATTGATTTTGAAAGCATTAAATGAGCTGGCGGTTCGGCATGCCACCACTCCAATGCTCTCTCGAACCCATGGTCAGCCAGCATCACCCACGACCTTGGGTAAGGAAATTGCCAATATGGCGAAACGTTTAGAGCGGGCGATTCAAACCATTGGCCACGTCGCACTGCTTGGCAAGATGAATGGTGCGGTTGGTAACTACAACGCCCATTTAGCGGCTTATCCTGAGTTTGACTGGGAAGAATTTGCCAAAGGAGTCGTTGAAAAGCGTCTTGATTTGGAATTTAATCCCTATACGATTCAGATTGAGCCCCACGACGGTATGGCTGAGTTATTCGATGCCATTGCTCGAGCCAATACAATTTTGTTGGATATCGATCGGGATTTCTGGGCTTATATTGCGCTTGGCTACTTTAAGCAAAAAACTAAAGCGGGTGAGATTGGTTCGTCTACCATGCCCCATAAAGTCAATCCGATTGATTTTGAGAACTCTGAGGGTAATCTTGGAATTGCAAATGCACTCCTGCGCCACTTAGCTGAAAAGCTTCCTATTTCACGATGGCAGCGCGACCTTACTGACTCAACCGTCTTGCGTAATTTAGGCCCAGCATTTGGTCACAGTGTGTTGGCATATGACAGTGCCCTGCGCGGACTGTCTAAATTGGAAGTGAATGAGGCCGCAATTGCATCTGATCTTGATAATTGCTGGGAAGTTTTGGCTGAGCCTATTCAGACCGTGATGCGTCGTTACGGAATTGAGAACCCCTATGAGCAGTTGAAAGATTTAACTCGGGGTAAGGCGATTACTCGTGAGGTATTGCATCGTTTCATTAAAACCCTTGCGATTCCTGAGCCAGAGAAGAAACGCTTATTAAAAATGACCCCCGCTTCATATACGGGCAAGGCAGCTGAGTTAGCATCGCGATTGAAGTCAAGTAAGCGTTGA
- a CDS encoding glutathione S-transferase family protein, with product MKIIGSLTSPFVRKVRIVMAEKKIDAELVLENVWDSGTSIAEFNPLSKVPCLLMDDGGAMFDSRVIAEYIDTLSPVGKLIPATGRERAAVKTWEALADGIIDAGILVRLEKTFRGEGEQSEKWLDRQMHKVHQGMATMSTSLGSSKWCHGNQFSLADIALGCALGWFELRFPELDWKTKYPNLATHFAQLSERTSFKQTTPPAQ from the coding sequence ATGAAAATTATTGGATCATTAACCAGTCCCTTTGTTCGCAAAGTCCGTATTGTTATGGCAGAAAAAAAGATTGATGCCGAGCTCGTACTTGAAAACGTTTGGGATTCGGGTACCTCCATTGCGGAATTCAACCCACTTAGCAAGGTTCCATGCTTACTCATGGACGATGGTGGGGCTATGTTTGATTCACGAGTAATTGCCGAATACATCGATACCTTAAGCCCAGTCGGCAAACTGATCCCTGCCACTGGACGAGAGCGTGCTGCAGTGAAAACTTGGGAGGCATTGGCTGACGGAATAATCGATGCTGGCATTTTGGTGCGCCTTGAAAAAACATTTCGGGGTGAGGGCGAACAAAGCGAAAAATGGCTTGACCGACAAATGCACAAAGTGCATCAAGGTATGGCGACCATGTCAACGAGTTTAGGCAGCTCAAAATGGTGCCATGGCAATCAATTTAGCCTTGCAGATATCGCCCTCGGATGTGCTCTTGGCTGGTTTGAATTGCGGTTTCCCGAACTTGATTGGAAAACTAAATATCCAAATCTTGCAACGCATTTTGCACAATTATCGGAACGTACTTCGTTTAAACAGACTACCCCGCCAGCGCAGTAA
- the mnmA gene encoding tRNA 2-thiouridine(34) synthase MnmA codes for MAAQSLEKTSPSKPKVVVGMSGGVDSSVAAWLLKEQGYEVVGLFMKNWEDDDEDEYCSARQDWIDVVSVADLLGIDVEAVNFAKEYRERVFADFLREYAAGRTPNPDVLCNAEIKFKAFLDHAINLGADLIATGHYARVERHANRVQLLKATDLSKDQSYFLHRLTQAQLSKVLFPLGGITKKEVREIAADLGLPNARKKDSTGICFIGERPFREFLNRYLPRAPGPILSVDGKHLGEHMGLAFFTLGQRKGIGLGGSQDGTGDAWYVARKDISNNTLYVAQGHDHPWLLSERLAAIDASWIAGHEPPLGQYSAKTRYRQEDALCAITAEQDNSFELQFKAAQWAVTPGQSAVLYQGDVCLGGGIIVR; via the coding sequence ATGGCCGCTCAATCCCTAGAAAAAACAAGCCCTAGCAAGCCAAAGGTGGTGGTGGGGATGTCTGGGGGCGTTGATTCCTCGGTGGCTGCTTGGTTACTGAAAGAACAGGGCTACGAAGTGGTTGGCCTCTTCATGAAAAACTGGGAAGACGATGATGAAGATGAGTATTGTTCGGCACGGCAAGATTGGATTGATGTTGTATCCGTTGCTGATCTGTTGGGGATCGATGTTGAAGCAGTGAACTTTGCAAAAGAATATCGCGAACGTGTTTTTGCTGATTTCTTGAGAGAGTACGCGGCAGGCCGAACCCCCAATCCTGATGTGTTGTGTAATGCAGAGATTAAGTTCAAGGCATTTTTAGATCATGCAATCAATTTGGGGGCTGATCTTATTGCCACCGGGCACTATGCCAGAGTTGAACGCCATGCCAATCGCGTTCAATTGCTTAAAGCTACTGATCTTAGTAAAGATCAGAGCTATTTCTTACACCGCTTAACGCAAGCCCAATTATCCAAAGTCTTATTTCCACTTGGCGGAATTACGAAAAAAGAGGTTCGAGAAATCGCTGCGGATTTGGGTTTGCCAAATGCCCGCAAAAAAGACTCAACAGGGATTTGTTTTATTGGGGAACGTCCCTTTCGAGAATTTTTAAATCGCTACTTACCGAGAGCCCCAGGCCCGATCTTGAGTGTCGATGGTAAGCACTTAGGTGAGCATATGGGCTTGGCATTTTTTACTTTAGGGCAACGCAAGGGAATTGGCTTGGGCGGAAGTCAAGACGGAACGGGTGACGCTTGGTATGTGGCCCGTAAAGACATCTCCAATAACACCCTCTATGTGGCACAAGGTCACGATCATCCTTGGTTATTGAGCGAACGGTTGGCGGCAATCGATGCCTCGTGGATTGCTGGCCATGAACCACCCCTTGGTCAATACAGTGCAAAAACCCGTTATCGACAAGAGGATGCACTGTGCGCGATTACAGCGGAACAGGATAATTCTTTTGAGTTGCAATTTAAGGCAGCACAATGGGCAGTCACACCAGGTCAGTCAGCCGTTTTGTACCAAGGGGACGTTTGCTTGGGTGGCGGAATTATTGTTCGCTAA
- the secF gene encoding protein translocase subunit SecF, whose amino-acid sequence MEFFRIRKDIPFMRHALLLNAFSFITFLAAVFFIWQKGLHLSIEFTGGTVMEITYPQTAPLDSIRDQIAKIGYTDTQIQNFGSSRDIMIRLPLQRDQTGQVIPSAQQSSAVMQVLEANNSGAKLQRVEYVGPQVGKELAVDGVKALIFVVIGIMIYLAFRFEWKFAVAGILANLHDVVIILGFFAFFQWEFSLSVLAAVLAVLGYSVNESVVIFDRIRENFRKQRKMNTREIIDSAITSTISRTVITHGSTEMMVVAMLIFGGPSLFYFALALTIGILFGIYSSVFVAAAIAMWLGIKREDLIKADRKPNENNRPDDPNFGAQV is encoded by the coding sequence CATTTTCATTTATTACATTTCTCGCTGCGGTCTTTTTTATTTGGCAAAAGGGCTTGCATCTTTCAATTGAGTTTACTGGCGGGACCGTCATGGAGATTACTTATCCCCAAACTGCCCCACTTGACTCTATCCGTGATCAGATTGCCAAAATTGGATACACCGATACCCAAATTCAGAACTTTGGAAGCTCACGCGACATCATGATTCGTTTGCCTCTTCAGCGAGACCAAACGGGTCAGGTCATTCCTTCAGCGCAGCAAAGCAGTGCCGTGATGCAAGTACTAGAAGCGAACAATTCTGGGGCAAAACTGCAGCGTGTTGAATATGTCGGGCCACAAGTTGGTAAAGAGCTTGCTGTTGACGGAGTTAAAGCTCTTATCTTTGTTGTGATCGGCATCATGATCTACCTTGCATTCCGTTTTGAATGGAAATTTGCTGTCGCTGGTATTTTGGCCAACCTTCATGACGTAGTAATCATTTTGGGATTTTTTGCTTTCTTCCAATGGGAGTTTTCGCTCTCCGTACTGGCCGCTGTATTAGCGGTTCTTGGCTACTCGGTGAACGAGTCGGTGGTGATCTTTGACCGAATCCGCGAGAACTTTCGTAAACAGCGCAAGATGAATACCCGTGAAATTATTGATAGCGCAATTACGAGCACGATCAGCCGAACCGTAATCACCCACGGCAGCACCGAGATGATGGTAGTTGCGATGCTTATTTTTGGTGGGCCATCCCTCTTCTATTTCGCTCTTGCGCTCACGATTGGTATTTTGTTTGGAATTTATTCATCGGTATTCGTCGCCGCTGCAATTGCAATGTGGCTTGGCATTAAGCGCGAGGACCTCATCAAAGCAGATCGCAAACCCAATGAAAATAATCGGCCTGATGATCCTAATTTTGGAGCGCAGGTTTAA
- the waaA gene encoding lipid IV(A) 3-deoxy-D-manno-octulosonic acid transferase, whose amino-acid sequence MSRSKHPIAHYPFGLYFLYEAIWHLLIPFVILRLLWRSRHHRGYRQHIAERFGFYGAKKLQTQPIWIHAVSVGETHATQALIERLLHEGHPVLLTHMTPTGREAGSALYWKAIQQGRLQQVYLPYDICWAIERFLKRFRPQLGLLMETEAWPGFVFRAHQLGIPLFLINARLSERSFKRVQSFGQAGQILFQSFTGILAQSGHDAKRYQALGVKNVQIVGNMKFDIASQPETLALGMHWKNAIQVQGRLAVCAASTRAGEEMIILEAWKHILTTNNWTSPPLLMMVPRHPDRFSEVADLIYQSGLAFERRSGMSDPRSSEEVDPSLHWAKIDVLLGDSMGEMAAYYAASDFVVMGGSLLPTGGQNLIEACANGCPVILGPHTYNFQKASEDAIACGAAILVTGDLNSELINALAKAIEELLVNNAERKKRTDYALNFAAEHQGATQRILDQLKPALQN is encoded by the coding sequence TTGAGTCGATCCAAACATCCGATTGCGCATTATCCCTTTGGCCTCTATTTTTTGTATGAGGCAATTTGGCATTTATTAATACCGTTTGTCATTTTGCGCCTCCTGTGGCGTAGTCGCCACCATCGGGGTTATCGTCAACATATCGCTGAACGTTTTGGATTCTATGGAGCAAAAAAATTACAAACTCAGCCGATATGGATTCATGCTGTTTCGGTGGGGGAAACACATGCAACCCAAGCCTTAATTGAGAGACTGCTCCATGAAGGTCACCCCGTTCTTTTAACGCACATGACTCCGACAGGGCGTGAAGCGGGTAGCGCACTTTATTGGAAAGCAATTCAGCAGGGTCGACTCCAGCAGGTTTATTTACCCTACGATATTTGTTGGGCGATCGAGCGCTTCCTGAAGCGTTTTCGACCCCAACTTGGATTGCTGATGGAAACCGAGGCATGGCCAGGTTTTGTGTTCCGGGCTCACCAGCTCGGGATACCCCTTTTTCTAATCAATGCTCGCCTATCTGAACGTAGCTTTAAACGCGTGCAGAGTTTTGGGCAGGCAGGGCAGATACTCTTCCAATCGTTTACAGGAATTTTGGCTCAGTCAGGGCATGACGCAAAGCGCTATCAAGCTCTTGGCGTTAAGAATGTTCAGATCGTTGGTAATATGAAGTTTGATATCGCCAGTCAACCAGAAACACTCGCTCTCGGAATGCATTGGAAAAATGCGATTCAAGTCCAAGGCCGGTTAGCAGTTTGCGCTGCAAGTACGCGAGCCGGTGAAGAGATGATTATCTTAGAAGCTTGGAAGCATATCCTGACAACCAACAACTGGACGAGCCCACCGTTACTGATGATGGTGCCGCGCCATCCAGATCGCTTCTCTGAGGTTGCTGATCTCATTTATCAATCGGGGTTGGCTTTTGAACGCCGCTCAGGCATGAGTGATCCGCGTTCCAGTGAAGAGGTAGACCCATCCTTGCATTGGGCAAAAATCGATGTTCTGCTTGGTGACTCAATGGGGGAGATGGCGGCTTACTACGCTGCTAGTGATTTTGTGGTGATGGGCGGTAGTCTTTTACCAACCGGCGGACAAAATCTCATTGAGGCATGTGCAAATGGTTGCCCAGTGATTTTGGGGCCGCATACTTATAATTTCCAGAAAGCCAGTGAGGATGCCATTGCTTGCGGCGCAGCGATTTTGGTGACCGGCGATTTGAATTCAGAGTTAATAAACGCCTTGGCTAAAGCGATCGAGGAACTACTGGTCAATAATGCAGAGCGTAAAAAACGCACAGATTATGCCCTTAATTTTGCTGCAGAACACCAAGGCGCAACCCAACGAATCTTAGATCAGCTTAAACCTGCGCTCCAAAATTAG